A genomic window from Streptomyces sp. WMMC940 includes:
- a CDS encoding alpha-1,4-glucan--maltose-1-phosphate maltosyltransferase: MIGRIPVLDVRPLVDCGRRPAKSTVGETFQITATVFREGHDAVAANVVLRDPGGRPGPWTPMRELAPGTDRWGAEVTPDAEGRWTYSVEGWSDPLATWRHHARIKVPAGIDVALVLAEGAELYERAAAGVPKKAGREAVLAAADGLRDKDRPDRERLEAALAPDALAALARHPLRELVTASAPLPLRVERTRALFGSWYELFPRSEGARVKRGRLVSGTFRTAARRLPAVAAMGFDVVYLPPVHPIGSTFRKGPNNTLQAGRHDVGVPWAIGSAEGGHDAVHPDLGTLEDFDAFVRCARDLRMEVALDFALQCSPDHPWVTEHPEWFHHRADGSIAYAENPPKKYQDIYPIAFDRDMKGLVEETVRVLRHWMAHGVRIFRVDNPHTKPVVFWERVIGEINRTDPDVVFLAEAFTRPAMMRTLGAIGFQQSYTYFTWRNTKQELTEYLTELSGEAAACMRPNFFVNTPDILHAYLQEGGRPAFEVRAVLAATLSPTWGMYAGYELCENTPLRPGSEEYLDSEKYQLLPRDWESAEREGRSIAPLVTTLNRIRRRHPALQQLRNLRFHHADNDSVIVYSKRTGSNTVLVVVNLDPHHTQEATVSFDMPELGLDRHETVPVRDELTGETYHWGRANYVRLEPGVTPAHIVVLRPSPPTGGSPTS; encoded by the coding sequence CTGATTGGCCGCATTCCCGTGCTGGACGTACGCCCCCTCGTCGACTGCGGCCGAAGGCCCGCGAAATCGACGGTCGGCGAAACGTTCCAGATCACCGCCACCGTGTTCCGCGAAGGGCACGACGCGGTGGCCGCCAACGTCGTCCTGCGGGACCCCGGCGGCCGGCCGGGCCCCTGGACCCCGATGCGCGAACTCGCCCCCGGCACCGACCGCTGGGGCGCCGAGGTCACGCCGGACGCCGAGGGGCGGTGGACCTACAGCGTCGAGGGGTGGAGCGATCCGCTGGCCACCTGGCGGCACCACGCCCGCATCAAGGTTCCGGCCGGGATCGACGTCGCCCTGGTCCTCGCCGAGGGCGCGGAGCTCTACGAACGCGCCGCCGCCGGCGTCCCCAAGAAGGCGGGCCGGGAGGCCGTGCTCGCCGCCGCCGACGGCCTGCGCGACAAGGACCGGCCGGACCGCGAGCGGCTGGAGGCGGCGCTCGCCCCGGACGCGCTCGCCGCGCTCGCCCGCCATCCGCTGCGCGAACTGGTCACCGCCTCGGCCCCGTTGCCCCTCCGGGTGGAACGCACCCGCGCGCTGTTCGGCTCCTGGTACGAGCTCTTCCCGCGCTCCGAGGGCGCCCGGGTCAAGCGCGGCAGACTCGTCTCCGGCACCTTCCGGACGGCGGCACGGCGACTGCCGGCCGTCGCCGCGATGGGCTTCGACGTCGTGTACCTGCCGCCCGTCCACCCCATCGGCAGCACCTTCCGGAAGGGCCCGAACAACACGCTCCAGGCCGGCCGCCACGACGTCGGAGTGCCCTGGGCGATCGGCTCGGCCGAGGGCGGGCACGACGCGGTCCACCCGGACCTCGGCACGCTCGAGGACTTCGACGCGTTCGTGCGCTGCGCCCGGGACCTGCGGATGGAGGTCGCCCTGGACTTCGCCCTGCAGTGCTCCCCCGACCACCCGTGGGTGACCGAGCACCCCGAGTGGTTCCACCACCGGGCGGACGGCAGCATCGCCTACGCGGAGAACCCGCCGAAGAAGTACCAGGACATCTACCCCATCGCCTTCGACCGGGACATGAAGGGGCTGGTCGAGGAGACCGTGCGGGTGCTGCGCCACTGGATGGCACACGGGGTGCGGATCTTCCGCGTCGACAATCCGCACACCAAGCCGGTGGTCTTCTGGGAGAGGGTCATCGGCGAGATCAACCGTACGGACCCGGACGTGGTATTCCTCGCGGAGGCGTTCACCCGCCCGGCGATGATGCGCACGCTCGGCGCGATCGGCTTCCAGCAGTCGTACACGTACTTCACCTGGCGCAACACCAAGCAGGAGCTGACCGAGTACCTGACGGAGCTGTCGGGCGAGGCGGCGGCCTGCATGCGACCCAACTTCTTCGTGAACACCCCGGACATCCTGCACGCGTACCTCCAGGAGGGAGGGCGGCCGGCGTTCGAGGTGCGCGCGGTGCTCGCCGCGACCCTCTCCCCCACCTGGGGGATGTACGCGGGGTACGAGCTGTGCGAGAACACCCCGCTGCGGCCGGGCAGTGAGGAGTACCTGGACTCGGAGAAGTACCAACTGCTGCCACGGGACTGGGAGTCGGCGGAGCGGGAGGGACGCAGCATCGCCCCGCTGGTGACGACGCTCAACCGGATCAGGCGGCGCCATCCGGCTCTGCAGCAGCTCCGGAACCTCCGCTTCCACCACGCCGACAACGACTCCGTGATCGTCTACAGCAAGCGAACGGGTTCGAACACCGTTCTGGTGGTCGTCAATCTCGACCCCCACCACACCCAGGAGGCGACGGTCTCGTTTGACATGCCGGAACTCGGCCTCGACCGGCACGAGACCGTACCGGTGCGCGACGAGCTCACCGGCGAGACCTATCACTGGGGCAGGGCCAACTATGTGCGCCTCGAGCCGGGCGTCACGCCTGCGCACATCGTCGTCCTGCGACCGTCCCCGCCGACCGGAGGGTCACCCACATCATGA
- a CDS encoding vWA domain-containing protein, with the protein MHTFHATARRALPLALGAALAAPGAPAATALPAADAPLPREGIYRSLKVDEVPAAYVVLIDTSSSMQDRGPDGAPLYATVKRRLDAFLRTLTPADEVAVVTFGRATSVIHPMSPVKAKGGGSLFAKGLPATATESASDHGSALEAAAEQLNRSTAPVGAVLLLTDGAVNAPGSPYERQDAPAWKRLKERYSAMGTNRKIVGYGVPLAEGTRVGEVLGGAFGAPRILPVDPAALGTQLGVAKDQVRAEKAVSVLRTDEGRGVAVSVEGEGVRRPGPGAVTLATGDRTGARSRTVRVTLSSEARHVPLRVVLRAAAERGGPDVDVSGAGRAVDLAPGQSRTVELKLAWVQDPEFALIPGARDFRAGLDLRADVSSPWTPAVRSSLGYAKFATGGPAVTDVDLVGTVPGRAPGWFYPLVLLVALLGGAAGWRAYKRSRPVLSGTLTVTDLRTGDRRTLALRGREVSAETDAGDVRARITVRGRQEGGRLVLVLRCDREAPRPGGERLSGSGTCELGKSTVLCGIGFSHETGSQAVVMQ; encoded by the coding sequence ATGCACACCTTCCACGCAACGGCGCGCCGCGCCCTGCCGCTCGCCCTCGGCGCCGCGCTGGCCGCGCCCGGCGCGCCGGCGGCCACCGCCCTTCCGGCCGCCGACGCCCCGCTCCCGCGCGAGGGCATCTACCGTTCGCTGAAGGTCGACGAGGTACCGGCCGCGTACGTCGTCCTCATCGACACCTCCAGCTCCATGCAGGACCGCGGCCCCGACGGCGCACCGCTCTACGCCACCGTCAAACGCCGGCTGGACGCCTTCCTCAGGACCCTCACCCCCGCCGACGAGGTCGCGGTCGTCACCTTCGGCCGGGCCACGAGCGTCATCCACCCCATGTCCCCGGTGAAGGCGAAGGGCGGCGGCAGCCTCTTCGCCAAGGGGCTCCCGGCCACCGCCACGGAGTCGGCCAGCGACCACGGGTCCGCGCTGGAGGCCGCAGCCGAGCAGCTCAACCGCAGCACGGCCCCGGTCGGCGCGGTGCTCCTGCTCACCGACGGCGCCGTCAACGCGCCGGGCAGTCCGTACGAGCGCCAGGACGCTCCGGCGTGGAAGCGCCTCAAGGAGCGCTACTCGGCGATGGGGACCAATCGGAAGATCGTCGGCTACGGTGTGCCGCTCGCCGAGGGCACCCGCGTCGGCGAGGTCCTCGGCGGAGCGTTCGGCGCCCCGCGCATCCTGCCCGTGGACCCAGCGGCGCTGGGAACGCAGCTCGGCGTCGCCAAGGACCAGGTGCGTGCGGAGAAGGCCGTGAGCGTCCTCCGGACCGACGAGGGCAGGGGCGTGGCCGTCTCCGTCGAAGGGGAAGGGGTGCGCCGCCCCGGGCCCGGGGCGGTCACCCTGGCCACCGGGGACCGTACCGGCGCCCGCTCCAGGACCGTGCGCGTCACGCTGTCGTCCGAGGCCCGGCACGTCCCGCTGCGGGTCGTCCTGCGGGCGGCCGCCGAACGAGGCGGTCCGGACGTGGACGTCAGCGGTGCGGGGCGGGCCGTGGACCTGGCTCCGGGGCAGAGCCGTACGGTCGAGCTGAAGCTGGCCTGGGTTCAGGATCCCGAGTTCGCCCTGATCCCGGGAGCCCGGGACTTCCGCGCCGGGCTGGACCTCCGGGCCGACGTCTCCTCGCCGTGGACGCCCGCCGTCCGCAGCTCGCTGGGGTACGCGAAGTTCGCCACGGGCGGCCCGGCCGTCACGGACGTCGACCTCGTCGGGACCGTCCCCGGCCGGGCCCCGGGCTGGTTCTATCCGCTGGTGCTGCTCGTCGCCCTGCTCGGAGGGGCGGCCGGGTGGCGTGCGTACAAGCGCAGCCGTCCCGTGCTCTCGGGCACGCTGACCGTGACCGACCTGCGGACGGGTGACCGCCGGACGCTGGCGCTGCGCGGCCGGGAGGTCAGCGCGGAGACGGACGCGGGCGACGTACGGGCCCGGATCACCGTCCGCGGACGCCAGGAGGGCGGCCGGCTCGTGCTCGTCCTGCGGTGCGACCGCGAGGCCCCACGACCGGGCGGGGAGCGGCTGAGCGGCAGCGGCACGTGCGAACTCGGCAAGTCGACCGTGCTGTGCGGCATCGGGTTCTCGCACGAGACCGGGAGCCAGGCCGTCGTCATGCAGTGA
- the treS gene encoding maltose alpha-D-glucosyltransferase: protein MIVNEPVHDTFEDTPAKDRDPDWFKRAVFYEVLVRTFQDSNGDGIGDLKGLTAKLDYLQWLGVDCLWLPPFFKSPLRDGGYDVADYTSVLPEFGDLADFVEFVDAAHQRGMRVIIDFVMNHTSDQHPWFQESRGNPEGPYGDYYVWADDDKQFQDARIIFVDTETSNWTFDPVRKQYYWHRFFSHQPDLNYENPAVQEEIISALRFWLDLGIDGFRLDAVPYLYQEEGTNCENLPATHSFLKRVRKEIDAHYPDTVLLAEANQWPEDVVDYFGDFPAGGDECHMAFHFPVMPRIFMAVRRESRYPVSEILAKTPAIPKNCQWGIFLRNHDELTLEMVTDEERDYMYAEYAKDPRMRANIGIRRRLAPLLDNDRNQIELFTALLLSLPGSPILYYGDEIGMGDNIWLGDRDAVRTPMQWTPDRNAGFSSCDPGRLYLPTIMDPVYGYQVTNVEASMASPSSLLHWTRRMIEIRKQNRAFGLGTFTELPSSNPAVLAYLREAPATEDGSDDLVLCVNNFSRFAQPTELDLRRYNGRHPVELIGGVRFPAIGEWPYLLTLAGHGFYWFRLRKEPVVAETAVKAASRKARAPKGV from the coding sequence ATGATCGTCAATGAGCCCGTCCACGACACCTTCGAGGACACCCCCGCCAAGGACCGGGACCCCGACTGGTTCAAACGCGCGGTGTTCTACGAAGTACTCGTCCGCACCTTCCAGGACAGCAACGGCGACGGCATCGGCGACCTCAAGGGCCTCACCGCCAAACTGGACTACCTGCAGTGGCTCGGCGTCGACTGCCTGTGGCTGCCGCCTTTCTTCAAGTCCCCGCTCCGCGACGGGGGTTACGACGTCGCCGACTACACCTCGGTGCTGCCGGAGTTCGGCGACCTCGCCGACTTCGTCGAGTTCGTCGACGCCGCGCACCAGCGCGGGATGCGGGTCATCATCGACTTCGTCATGAACCACACGAGCGACCAGCACCCGTGGTTCCAGGAGTCCCGCGGCAACCCGGAGGGACCGTACGGCGACTACTACGTCTGGGCCGACGACGACAAGCAGTTCCAGGACGCCCGGATCATCTTCGTCGACACGGAGACCTCCAACTGGACCTTCGACCCGGTCCGCAAGCAGTACTACTGGCACCGCTTCTTCTCCCACCAGCCCGACCTCAACTACGAGAACCCCGCGGTGCAGGAGGAGATCATCTCCGCGCTGCGCTTCTGGCTGGACCTCGGCATCGACGGCTTCCGGCTCGACGCCGTGCCGTACCTGTACCAGGAGGAGGGCACCAACTGCGAGAACCTCCCGGCCACCCACTCCTTCCTCAAGCGGGTCCGCAAGGAGATCGACGCCCACTACCCGGACACGGTACTGCTGGCCGAGGCCAACCAGTGGCCCGAGGACGTCGTCGACTACTTCGGGGACTTCCCTGCGGGCGGCGACGAGTGCCACATGGCCTTCCACTTCCCGGTGATGCCGCGCATCTTCATGGCCGTGCGGAGGGAGTCCCGCTACCCGGTCTCCGAGATCCTCGCCAAGACCCCGGCGATCCCGAAGAACTGCCAGTGGGGCATCTTCCTGCGCAACCACGACGAGCTGACCCTGGAGATGGTCACCGACGAGGAGCGCGACTACATGTACGCGGAGTACGCCAAGGACCCGCGGATGCGCGCCAACATCGGCATCCGGCGCCGGCTGGCCCCGCTGCTCGACAACGACCGGAACCAGATCGAGCTGTTCACGGCGCTGCTGCTGTCCCTGCCCGGCTCACCGATCCTCTACTACGGCGACGAGATCGGGATGGGCGACAACATCTGGCTGGGCGACCGGGACGCGGTGCGCACGCCGATGCAGTGGACCCCGGACCGCAACGCCGGTTTCTCGTCCTGCGATCCCGGCCGACTCTATCTGCCGACCATCATGGACCCGGTCTACGGCTACCAGGTCACCAATGTCGAGGCGTCCATGGCGTCGCCCTCGTCGCTGCTGCACTGGACCCGGCGGATGATCGAGATCAGGAAGCAGAACCGCGCCTTCGGCCTCGGCACCTTCACCGAACTCCCGTCGTCGAACCCGGCCGTGCTGGCGTACCTGCGGGAGGCCCCCGCGACCGAGGACGGCTCGGACGACCTGGTCCTGTGCGTGAACAACTTCTCACGGTTCGCCCAGCCCACCGAACTGGACCTGCGCCGGTACAACGGCCGCCATCCGGTGGAGCTGATCGGCGGTGTCCGCTTCCCGGCGATCGGCGAGTGGCCGTACCTCCTGACGCTGGCCGGGCACGGCTTCTACTGGTTCCGGCTGCGCAAGGAGCCGGTGGTCGCGGAGACCGCGGTGAAGGCGGCCTCGCGCAAGGCCCGCGCGCCCAAGGGCGTGTGA